The following coding sequences are from one Brooklawnia cerclae window:
- a CDS encoding SMP-30/gluconolactonase/LRE family protein produces the protein MMPSCDFLEPGAELKLLIGGMDWPEGPAWLDDRQVVIFSDIHNDRIIQYSERTGEASSFATNVDYTNGRTIDLAGDIIECSHGRRAVQRRRTADGEVQVLVDHFAGVRLNSPNDVVVKSDGTIWFTDPAYGIELPHEGHPGVREYGDRWVFRFDERDGSIWPVVTDVMAPNGLAFSPDESVLYVCDTSSSGGEDGPGRHVRAYDVVDGRLAKRGRSLIEIDSEVPDGMRVDDQGRIWASSGNGVRVHDPDGTEVGRITTPVRVANLCWGGADGHTLFMCATDRLYSIRTTTTDATWARIH, from the coding sequence ATGATGCCGTCATGTGACTTCCTGGAGCCCGGCGCGGAGCTCAAGCTGCTCATCGGGGGCATGGACTGGCCCGAGGGCCCCGCGTGGCTGGACGACCGCCAGGTCGTCATCTTCAGCGACATCCACAACGACCGGATCATCCAGTACTCGGAGCGCACCGGCGAGGCGTCCTCGTTCGCGACCAACGTCGACTACACCAACGGACGGACCATCGACCTGGCCGGGGACATCATCGAGTGCAGCCATGGACGCCGTGCGGTGCAGCGGCGGCGGACGGCCGACGGTGAGGTGCAGGTGCTCGTCGACCACTTCGCCGGCGTGCGCCTGAACTCGCCGAACGACGTGGTGGTGAAGTCCGACGGGACGATCTGGTTCACCGATCCCGCCTACGGCATCGAACTGCCGCACGAGGGACATCCCGGCGTCCGGGAGTACGGGGACCGGTGGGTCTTCCGCTTCGACGAGCGCGACGGGAGCATCTGGCCCGTGGTCACCGACGTGATGGCCCCGAACGGGCTGGCCTTCTCGCCGGACGAGAGCGTGCTCTACGTGTGCGACACGTCGTCGTCCGGTGGCGAGGACGGGCCGGGACGCCACGTCCGCGCCTACGACGTGGTCGACGGCCGGCTGGCCAAACGTGGCCGGTCGCTCATCGAGATCGACTCCGAGGTGCCCGACGGCATGAGGGTGGACGACCAGGGCCGGATCTGGGCCTCGTCGGGCAACGGTGTACGCGTCCACGACCCGGATGGCACCGAGGTGGGACGCATCACCACCCCGGTGCGGGTGGCCAACCTGTGCTGGGGCGGAGCCGACGGGCACACCCTTTTCATGTGTGCCACCGACCGGCTCTACAGCATTCGCACGACAACGACGGATGCCACCTGGGCGCGGATCCACTGA
- a CDS encoding uracil-xanthine permease family protein codes for MAIWKLHNNGVLAPGDVVTPDERLSWGKTIGLGAQHVVAMFGATFVFPLLMGLNPQLAVMMSGIATLIFLFLVHHRVPSYLGSSASFVGVATAIYAQGGKPDDVSGAMFWCGVGLVAVGLVIHYLGSGIIHKVLPPVVTGAVVMLIGFNLAPVVAQTYWPQDQWIALIVMVIVIALSVGLRGFAGRIAIFLSLIIGYVLSWLADLVLGPMTRVAADGSSTLVYRVDWTKVAQADWIGLPPVTDLANWQYGSADNVVGFHLPHFSVGFALIAIPVVIALIAENTGHVKAVAEMTGKNLDPYMGRALGADGLTSMLATFVGAGPTTTYAENIGVMAATRVYSTAAYAVASIVAILFGFSPKFGAIISATPGGVLGGITVVLYGMIGLLGAKIWKENQVDFGNPINLVPVAAGIIIGVGDVSLQFGDSFTLGGIALGTIVTIALYHVARALAPRDMVAAAEGAVLIVDAPGAYTDEAVEPANRPESD; via the coding sequence ACGTGGTGGCCATGTTCGGCGCCACGTTCGTCTTCCCGCTCCTGATGGGCCTCAACCCTCAACTCGCCGTCATGATGAGCGGCATCGCGACCCTCATCTTCCTCTTCCTAGTGCACCACAGGGTGCCCAGCTACCTCGGGAGTTCCGCGTCCTTCGTCGGAGTGGCCACCGCCATCTATGCCCAGGGCGGGAAGCCGGACGACGTGTCGGGCGCCATGTTCTGGTGTGGCGTCGGGCTGGTCGCCGTGGGTCTGGTCATCCACTACCTCGGCTCCGGGATCATCCACAAGGTGCTCCCCCCGGTCGTCACGGGCGCCGTGGTGATGCTGATCGGCTTCAACCTGGCTCCCGTCGTGGCCCAGACCTACTGGCCCCAGGACCAGTGGATCGCGCTGATCGTCATGGTGATCGTCATCGCCTTGTCCGTGGGACTGCGCGGATTCGCCGGGCGCATCGCGATCTTCCTGTCGCTGATCATCGGCTACGTCCTCAGCTGGCTCGCCGACCTCGTCCTCGGGCCCATGACCCGGGTGGCCGCGGACGGATCGTCCACGCTGGTGTACCGCGTCGACTGGACGAAGGTGGCCCAGGCCGACTGGATCGGCCTGCCTCCGGTGACCGACCTCGCCAACTGGCAATACGGCTCGGCCGACAACGTGGTGGGTTTCCATCTTCCGCACTTCAGCGTGGGCTTCGCCCTGATCGCCATCCCCGTGGTCATCGCGCTCATCGCGGAGAACACCGGCCATGTGAAGGCGGTCGCCGAGATGACCGGCAAGAACCTCGACCCCTACATGGGGCGTGCGCTGGGTGCCGACGGGCTGACCTCGATGCTCGCCACCTTCGTCGGAGCCGGCCCGACCACCACCTACGCGGAGAACATCGGTGTCATGGCCGCCACACGCGTCTACTCGACGGCGGCCTACGCGGTCGCCTCGATCGTCGCAATCCTGTTCGGCTTCTCGCCGAAGTTCGGGGCGATCATCTCGGCCACCCCGGGAGGCGTTCTCGGCGGCATCACCGTTGTCCTCTACGGCATGATCGGCCTGCTGGGCGCCAAGATCTGGAAGGAGAACCAGGTCGACTTCGGCAATCCGATCAACCTGGTTCCCGTCGCAGCCGGCATCATCATCGGTGTCGGCGACGTCTCGCTGCAGTTCGGCGACTCCTTCACCCTCGGCGGCATCGCCCTGGGCACCATCGTCACGATCGCCCTCTATCACGTGGCGCGCGCCCTCGCCCCTCGTGACATGGTGGCCGCGGCCGAGGGAGCGGTGCTCATCGTCGACGCCCCCGGTGCGTACACGGACGAGGCCGTCGAGCCCGCGAACCGGCCCGAGAGCGACTGA
- a CDS encoding ABC transporter permease, which produces MNTLAGLRTPLCLGLRRDWLFWLCWMVGLALLPAFTATSYDQLIPPGTDPSATIEPLRNSPAMLALLGPAFDLYSKGGFVMWRVGGFTSVFVGMAAGFGVIRATRAEEEAGRLELIRSGSLGRHAPLGAAIVLATIGSLGTGLLTGVLTVAVGLPATGSVAAGLAMASTGLVFTGIGAVVAQVFESARTARYWTIGAIWGGMFVLRMMVDGAGPDAGISFARWLIPLEWGMLIRPWADERWWVFLLSVALFAVLVLLAFRLESTRDHGAGLTRTRPGRPSAAAWLAGPFGLAWRLQRGGLVGWSLGLLLGAVGTGSIMSQMDQSIEANPEIGAMLEKMGGTSNVEMAFYIAMLDIMATVAGIMGATILHRLRAEEARGHAEALLATAVPRWRLALSHLAWAVVLPCLVFIGVGALLPLVQAGSSGDYSAIGQYTRAAAALTPGIVFVVGLAMLLIGWFPRLTGLVWAVLGWTMFATWFAVLFQVPEWLTKVQPWGYLAHLPRDAMDWPAFAVESVIGVALLVAGLVGYRHRSIPA; this is translated from the coding sequence ATGAACACCCTCGCGGGGCTGCGGACGCCCCTGTGCCTGGGCCTGCGGCGCGACTGGCTCTTCTGGCTGTGCTGGATGGTCGGGCTGGCCCTGCTCCCCGCGTTCACCGCGACGAGCTACGACCAGCTCATCCCGCCCGGGACCGATCCGAGTGCGACCATCGAGCCGCTGCGCAACAGCCCGGCGATGCTCGCGCTGCTGGGGCCGGCCTTCGACCTCTACAGCAAGGGCGGCTTCGTCATGTGGCGGGTCGGCGGATTCACCTCGGTGTTCGTGGGCATGGCCGCCGGGTTCGGCGTCATCCGGGCCACGCGCGCGGAAGAAGAGGCGGGAAGGCTCGAGCTGATCCGGTCGGGGAGCCTCGGACGCCACGCGCCGCTGGGAGCCGCCATCGTCCTGGCGACGATCGGGTCGCTGGGGACAGGTCTGCTCACCGGCGTCCTCACGGTGGCCGTCGGCCTGCCCGCGACCGGTTCAGTGGCCGCGGGACTGGCGATGGCGTCCACCGGCCTGGTGTTCACGGGCATCGGCGCGGTCGTCGCACAGGTCTTCGAGAGCGCCCGAACCGCGAGGTACTGGACGATCGGGGCGATCTGGGGCGGCATGTTCGTGCTGCGGATGATGGTCGACGGCGCGGGCCCGGACGCCGGGATCAGTTTCGCGCGATGGCTCATCCCCCTGGAGTGGGGCATGCTCATCCGGCCATGGGCGGACGAACGCTGGTGGGTGTTCCTGCTTTCCGTAGCCCTGTTCGCGGTACTCGTCCTGCTGGCGTTCCGTCTGGAGTCGACCCGCGACCACGGTGCGGGGCTGACGCGGACCCGTCCCGGTCGCCCGAGCGCCGCGGCCTGGCTGGCCGGTCCGTTCGGGCTCGCCTGGCGGCTGCAGCGCGGTGGCCTGGTCGGCTGGTCGCTCGGGCTACTGCTCGGCGCGGTGGGGACGGGCTCGATCATGAGCCAGATGGACCAGTCCATCGAGGCCAATCCGGAGATCGGGGCGATGCTGGAGAAGATGGGTGGCACGTCCAACGTGGAGATGGCCTTCTACATCGCGATGCTCGACATCATGGCCACGGTGGCGGGAATCATGGGCGCGACGATCCTGCACCGTTTGCGCGCGGAGGAAGCTCGCGGGCATGCCGAGGCGCTCCTCGCGACCGCCGTGCCGCGCTGGCGGCTGGCGCTCAGTCACCTCGCATGGGCCGTCGTCCTGCCCTGCCTGGTGTTCATCGGGGTGGGCGCGCTGCTGCCCCTCGTCCAGGCCGGCTCGTCCGGCGACTACTCCGCCATCGGCCAGTACACACGCGCCGCCGCGGCGCTGACCCCGGGGATCGTGTTCGTCGTCGGCCTCGCGATGCTGTTGATCGGCTGGTTCCCCCGCCTCACGGGGCTGGTCTGGGCGGTCCTCGGCTGGACGATGTTCGCCACCTGGTTCGCGGTGCTGTTCCAGGTGCCGGAATGGCTCACCAAGGTGCAGCCCTGGGGTTATCTCGCGCATCTGCCGCGCGACGCCATGGACTGGCCGGCCTTCGCGGTCGAGTCCGTCATCGGAGTGGCACTGCTGGTCGCGGGCCTCGTCGGTTACCGGCACCGGAGCATTCCCGCATAA
- a CDS encoding NAD(P)-binding domain-containing protein, whose amino-acid sequence MIVPSTTDPSVTGTERNATVVVIGAGQAGLSAAYHLQRRGFTSATDDPDVARTFIVLDSEDAPGGAWRHRWGSLTMATVNGIFDLPGFPSPSVDPREPSSTAVPRYFAAFEREHTLPILRPVTVASVHRADDAPDGDLLTATGDGSWRSRVLVNATGTWTNPTWPDVPGRESFAGRQLHTHDYVDAAEFAGRRVAIVGGGISAIQHLAEVSRVATTFWYTRRPPEFRDEFTPEEGGRETIAKVRADVEAGRPTGSVVSYTGLIWNQYAEEARDRGALRRRPMFTCIETDGVREQDDALTSVDVILWATGFRAALGHLDPLGLRNDLGGITMRGTQVAGEPRVHLIGFGTSQSTVGANRAGRDAVSAIVRYLDR is encoded by the coding sequence ATGATCGTGCCGTCCACCACGGATCCGAGCGTCACGGGCACCGAGCGGAACGCGACCGTCGTGGTCATCGGTGCGGGGCAGGCAGGGCTGTCGGCCGCGTACCACCTGCAGCGGCGGGGGTTCACCAGCGCCACGGACGATCCCGACGTGGCCAGGACATTCATCGTCCTCGACTCCGAGGACGCCCCGGGCGGGGCGTGGCGGCATCGCTGGGGGTCGCTGACGATGGCGACGGTCAACGGCATCTTCGACCTCCCGGGATTCCCGAGCCCGTCGGTCGACCCCCGGGAGCCGAGCAGCACGGCGGTCCCGCGCTATTTCGCGGCCTTCGAGCGGGAACACACGCTGCCGATCCTGCGCCCCGTGACGGTCGCCTCCGTGCACCGTGCCGACGACGCCCCCGACGGCGACCTGCTCACCGCTACCGGCGACGGCTCCTGGCGATCACGCGTGCTCGTCAACGCCACCGGCACGTGGACCAACCCCACCTGGCCCGACGTTCCCGGCCGCGAGTCGTTCGCGGGACGGCAACTGCACACCCACGACTACGTGGACGCGGCCGAGTTCGCGGGACGACGCGTCGCGATCGTCGGGGGCGGCATCTCCGCGATCCAGCACCTGGCCGAGGTCTCGCGCGTGGCCACCACGTTCTGGTACACCCGTCGTCCGCCCGAGTTCCGCGACGAGTTCACCCCGGAGGAGGGCGGCCGCGAGACCATCGCGAAGGTGCGCGCGGACGTCGAGGCGGGCCGCCCGACCGGCAGCGTGGTCTCCTACACCGGCCTCATCTGGAACCAGTACGCCGAGGAGGCCCGGGACCGTGGCGCGCTGCGGCGCCGACCGATGTTCACCTGCATCGAGACGGACGGCGTCCGGGAACAGGACGACGCGCTGACCAGCGTCGATGTGATCCTGTGGGCCACCGGCTTCCGCGCCGCCCTGGGCCACCTCGACCCGCTCGGCCTGCGCAACGATCTGGGAGGGATCACGATGCGCGGCACCCAGGTCGCGGGCGAGCCGCGCGTCCACCTGATCGGCTTCGGCACCTCGCAGTCCACGGTCGGCGCGAACCGCGCGGGCAGGGACGCCGTCTCGGCCATCGTGCGGTACCTGGATCGCTGA
- a CDS encoding DUF1540 domain-containing protein, whose product MEGTTMGTVTAVKSCSASSCAYNSDGCTAFAVTIGGLAGKASCGTFVSLDARGGLPVADGHVGACQRLECVHNADLMCTAESVDIAGDAACLAYQAR is encoded by the coding sequence GTGGAAGGAACCACAATGGGTACCGTCACAGCCGTGAAGTCCTGCTCCGCATCCTCGTGCGCCTACAACAGTGATGGGTGCACCGCGTTCGCCGTCACCATCGGCGGCCTCGCCGGCAAGGCATCGTGCGGCACGTTCGTCTCGCTCGACGCGAGAGGCGGCCTCCCGGTCGCCGACGGGCATGTGGGTGCTTGCCAGCGTCTCGAGTGTGTCCACAACGCCGACCTCATGTGTACCGCCGAGTCCGTCGACATCGCGGGGGACGCGGCCTGTCTGGCTTACCAGGCACGCTGA
- a CDS encoding SDR family oxidoreductase, with translation MTQLSEADARPIAVVTGAGGGVGREVVRDLARDHTVIAIARSDAALAELAGIDSVVPTRLDVLDAAAIDSVGAALSAEHGRVDVLVHAAAVGSGESLEQTDAEVWNRVLGTNVVAPALLTRVLLAPLRAAGADVVFINSGAGKRALPRHPAYTSSKHALTGFANTLRLAEPALRVVSIFPGQIDTPMLRGLHADFGFDYRSEEYIRPASVAAAIRWVVDAGPDVQITNVDLRPRHEVSAQFGV, from the coding sequence ATGACGCAACTGTCGGAGGCGGACGCGCGCCCGATCGCGGTGGTGACGGGTGCCGGCGGTGGAGTGGGACGCGAGGTCGTCCGCGATCTGGCGCGTGACCACACCGTGATCGCGATCGCCCGCTCGGACGCCGCGCTCGCCGAACTCGCCGGGATCGACTCGGTCGTGCCCACACGGCTCGACGTGCTCGACGCAGCCGCGATCGACTCGGTCGGTGCCGCGCTGTCGGCCGAGCACGGACGCGTCGACGTGCTCGTCCACGCTGCCGCGGTCGGCTCGGGGGAGTCGCTGGAGCAGACCGACGCCGAGGTGTGGAACCGCGTGCTGGGCACCAACGTCGTCGCACCCGCGTTACTCACCCGCGTGCTGCTCGCGCCGCTGCGGGCGGCCGGGGCCGATGTGGTGTTCATCAACTCCGGTGCCGGCAAACGCGCCCTCCCGAGGCACCCGGCGTACACCTCGTCCAAGCATGCCCTCACGGGGTTCGCCAACACGCTGCGTCTGGCCGAGCCCGCGCTGCGGGTGGTGTCGATCTTCCCCGGGCAGATCGACACCCCGATGCTGCGAGGGCTCCACGCCGACTTCGGGTTCGATTACCGTAGCGAGGAGTACATTCGCCCGGCCTCGGTGGCTGCGGCCATCCGCTGGGTCGTCGATGCGGGGCCCGACGTCCAGATCACCAACGTCGACCTGCGCCCGCGGCACGAGGTGTCGGCCCAGTTCGGCGTGTGA
- a CDS encoding MFS transporter produces MGTDAYATRPADAVNDGGGSAPRQSILPRAHAISWLTLLVTTLAILMTAVDGGILPAVLPAIKDEFGLNDAQAGLINSVFFAGLIVGAVLFGWIADRIGSGYMRTWTWIIAMALGTIGGLLTWGFSGAFASFLLLRIPMGISRGGSEPVNVALVGEWWPREYRGFAVGVHHTGFPLGQFATGALIALVLGVGGWREAFLVIPLIGVPIMIAQAFIGTKKHQQTVYDWIDANGLTCPTHELSVRSPGNLIAPVKQVLKSGNARWCVMLVFLFLWAETGATTFLTSQLTERGVSLTDAALVSGASGLTGWIGQVGWGWASDRTGRKFALRFLTVGWAVAVIAMLGINSMTTAWVILILWGLVRNAPFPVVYALLIDSLPRSAGTAMGLMIGIAVGVSGVIAAPVQGAIIDHFGYPVHYIVLTFICLLGLLPLAKIRETVPEDHVWHEAEIDDAVM; encoded by the coding sequence ATGGGCACTGACGCCTATGCCACACGCCCAGCAGACGCCGTGAACGACGGCGGCGGATCGGCACCCCGGCAGTCGATACTGCCCAGGGCCCATGCCATCAGCTGGCTGACGCTCCTTGTCACCACCTTGGCCATTCTGATGACCGCCGTCGACGGCGGCATCCTGCCGGCCGTGCTGCCGGCCATCAAGGACGAGTTCGGCCTGAACGACGCTCAGGCCGGCCTGATCAACTCCGTCTTCTTCGCCGGCCTCATCGTCGGCGCGGTGCTGTTCGGATGGATCGCCGATCGCATCGGATCCGGTTACATGCGCACGTGGACCTGGATCATCGCCATGGCGCTGGGCACGATCGGAGGCCTGCTCACCTGGGGATTCTCGGGTGCGTTCGCGTCCTTCCTGCTGCTGCGCATCCCCATGGGCATCAGCCGCGGCGGCTCCGAGCCGGTCAACGTGGCGCTGGTCGGGGAGTGGTGGCCCCGCGAATACCGTGGGTTCGCCGTCGGTGTCCACCACACCGGGTTCCCCCTCGGCCAGTTCGCCACCGGTGCCCTGATCGCCCTTGTCCTCGGAGTCGGCGGCTGGCGCGAGGCGTTCCTGGTGATTCCCCTGATCGGTGTGCCGATCATGATCGCCCAGGCGTTCATCGGCACCAAGAAGCACCAGCAGACGGTCTACGACTGGATCGACGCGAACGGCCTGACGTGCCCGACCCACGAACTCAGCGTCCGCTCGCCCGGCAACCTGATCGCTCCCGTCAAGCAGGTGCTCAAGAGCGGGAACGCTCGCTGGTGCGTCATGCTGGTCTTCCTGTTCCTCTGGGCCGAGACCGGTGCGACGACCTTCCTCACCAGCCAGCTCACCGAGCGTGGTGTGTCGCTGACGGACGCGGCGCTGGTCTCCGGAGCCTCCGGCCTGACCGGCTGGATCGGTCAGGTCGGCTGGGGCTGGGCGTCCGACCGCACCGGCAGGAAGTTCGCTCTTAGGTTCCTGACCGTCGGCTGGGCAGTCGCCGTGATAGCCATGCTGGGCATCAACTCGATGACGACGGCGTGGGTGATCCTGATCCTGTGGGGCTTGGTGCGCAACGCGCCGTTCCCGGTCGTCTACGCACTGCTGATCGACTCGCTGCCGCGCTCGGCCGGCACGGCCATGGGCCTGATGATCGGCATCGCCGTCGGCGTGTCCGGCGTCATCGCGGCACCGGTGCAGGGCGCCATCATCGACCACTTCGGGTATCCGGTGCACTACATCGTCCTGACCTTCATCTGCTTGCTGGGGCTCCTCCCGCTGGCCAAGATCAGGGAGACGGTGCCGGAGGACCACGTCTGGCACGAGGCGGAGATCGATGATGCCGTCATGTGA
- a CDS encoding DNA-3-methyladenine glycosylase I: protein MADHNPDLVIGEDGRARPRWATSSPLYIDYYDNEWGQPVRDEAGLYERLTLEGFQSGLSWAIVLAKRPAFRAAFSGFDPDAVAAFGDDDVARLMADAGIIRNRRKIEAAIGNARATVRLREQGGLPALVWSFLPERTPAPESLADLRATSPEAMALSKALKRHGFQWVGPTTAYATMQAIGMVDDHLVGSWRRGSSGVFGADGTLNAGWANVGHASPRTSA, encoded by the coding sequence ATGGCAGATCACAACCCCGACCTGGTCATCGGCGAGGACGGCAGAGCGCGTCCTCGCTGGGCGACCTCCAGCCCGTTGTACATCGACTATTACGACAATGAATGGGGCCAACCCGTCCGCGACGAGGCCGGCCTGTACGAGCGACTCACCCTCGAAGGGTTCCAGAGCGGCCTGAGCTGGGCGATCGTCCTGGCGAAGCGCCCGGCGTTCCGGGCGGCCTTCAGCGGGTTCGACCCCGATGCGGTGGCCGCCTTCGGGGACGACGACGTCGCCCGGCTGATGGCCGACGCCGGCATCATCCGCAATCGGCGCAAGATCGAGGCGGCGATCGGCAACGCGCGAGCCACGGTGCGGTTGCGGGAGCAGGGAGGGCTTCCCGCCCTGGTGTGGTCGTTCCTCCCCGAACGCACCCCGGCACCGGAATCGCTCGCCGACCTGCGCGCCACATCGCCCGAAGCCATGGCGCTCAGCAAGGCACTGAAACGGCACGGCTTCCAGTGGGTGGGGCCCACGACCGCCTACGCGACCATGCAGGCCATCGGCATGGTCGACGACCACCTGGTCGGCTCCTGGCGCCGCGGATCGTCCGGAGTGTTCGGCGCGGACGGAACGCTCAACGCGGGGTGGGCGAACGTCGGTCACGCCTCGCCTCGTACATCCGCTTGA
- a CDS encoding ABC transporter ATP-binding protein, with the protein MSEPAILIGDLVKTFGSVRALDGLDLEVPTGVIHGYLGPNGAGKSTTIRVLLGLLRADSGTARLLGGDPWAQAPELHRRLAYVPGDVSLWPNLTGGEAIDLLGRSRGGLDKARRAELIEKFDLDPTKKGRTYSKGNRQKVALIAALAGDVELLLLDEPTSGLDPLMERVFTEHIRSQRAEGLTVLLSSHILSEVEELCDSVSIIKAGRVVDTGTLADLRHLHRLDLTAELDEVPAGLDRLPGVHDLVVEGRTIRAHVDADALNGLLGELTRHGVRTLTSTPPSLEELFLSHYDGTSGRGAATR; encoded by the coding sequence ATGAGCGAGCCAGCCATCCTCATCGGTGACCTCGTGAAGACGTTCGGCAGCGTCCGCGCGCTGGACGGCCTCGATCTGGAGGTACCGACCGGCGTCATCCACGGCTACCTCGGGCCCAACGGCGCCGGGAAGTCCACGACCATCCGGGTGCTGCTCGGGTTGTTGCGCGCCGATTCCGGCACAGCCCGTCTTCTCGGCGGCGACCCGTGGGCGCAGGCTCCCGAGTTGCACCGCCGGCTGGCATACGTGCCCGGCGACGTCAGCCTGTGGCCCAACCTCACCGGAGGTGAGGCCATCGATCTCCTCGGCCGGTCGCGAGGGGGCCTCGACAAGGCACGGCGCGCGGAGCTGATCGAGAAGTTCGACCTGGACCCCACCAAGAAGGGCCGCACGTACTCCAAGGGCAACCGGCAGAAGGTGGCGTTGATCGCCGCACTCGCCGGGGACGTCGAGTTGTTGCTGCTGGACGAGCCGACGTCGGGCCTCGACCCCCTCATGGAGCGGGTCTTCACCGAGCACATCCGCTCGCAGCGGGCCGAGGGACTCACCGTGCTGCTGTCGAGCCACATCCTGTCGGAGGTCGAGGAGTTGTGCGACAGCGTCTCCATCATCAAGGCCGGACGCGTGGTCGACACCGGCACGCTGGCCGACCTGAGGCACCTCCATCGCCTGGACCTGACCGCGGAACTGGACGAGGTGCCCGCCGGGCTCGATCGGCTGCCCGGCGTCCACGACCTGGTCGTCGAGGGCCGGACGATCCGCGCCCATGTCGACGCCGATGCGCTCAACGGGCTGCTCGGCGAACTGACGCGCCACGGCGTGCGCACACTGACATCGACCCCTCCGTCGCTCGAGGAGTTGTTCCTCAGCCACTACGACGGCACGAGCGGCCGGGGGGCGGCGACCCGATGA
- a CDS encoding TetR/AcrR family transcriptional regulator, with protein sequence MSSNPADLLPQARIRIAALELFGRQGFDRTTIRQVASRAGVSPGLVIHHFGSKDGLREACDTYVMELVGQEREFFFTIGAPTPRMRTYLDTHPEMLRVFDYLVQALREGGEVAGHVFAKLCDLTDDLMAQAEALGFAHLPDDREATIALLVSMSVGFLLVADQFAERLGATSFEEPDVVQRYAAVASDLFTHGVFTEEYLTLLKNTTLQSDQGE encoded by the coding sequence ATGAGTTCAAACCCGGCCGATCTACTGCCTCAGGCGCGCATCCGCATCGCTGCCCTGGAGTTATTCGGCCGCCAGGGATTCGACCGGACGACGATCCGCCAGGTCGCCTCGCGTGCGGGCGTCTCCCCCGGGCTCGTCATCCACCACTTCGGCAGCAAGGACGGCCTGCGCGAGGCGTGCGACACCTACGTCATGGAACTGGTCGGGCAGGAGCGGGAGTTCTTCTTCACGATCGGTGCGCCGACACCTCGGATGCGCACGTATCTCGACACCCATCCGGAGATGCTCCGGGTGTTCGACTACCTCGTCCAGGCACTGCGGGAGGGCGGCGAGGTCGCCGGTCACGTGTTCGCGAAGCTGTGCGACCTCACCGACGACCTGATGGCCCAGGCCGAGGCACTCGGATTCGCCCACCTGCCGGACGACCGGGAGGCGACGATCGCCCTCCTGGTCTCGATGTCGGTCGGCTTCCTGCTGGTCGCCGACCAGTTCGCCGAACGGCTGGGTGCGACCAGCTTCGAGGAACCGGACGTCGTCCAGCGCTATGCCGCGGTGGCCTCCGACCTGTTCACCCACGGGGTGTTCACCGAGGAGTACCTCACCCTCCTGAAGAACACGACTCTTCAAAGCGACCAAGGAGAATAG